The Lycium barbarum isolate Lr01 chromosome 9, ASM1917538v2, whole genome shotgun sequence genome has a segment encoding these proteins:
- the LOC132609084 gene encoding uncharacterized protein LOC132609084, whose product MASLVSISFYKSLQNKPSLALVQGLDSRKSSCCRNLVKKTTAIKLYYKIRGMLSVNRSMLTTNKETLSHSFDVSCCTHMLISGFWVGPDTEDGWGFVEAIVYRTC is encoded by the exons ATGGCGTCTCTGGTTTCTATTAGCTTCTACAAGTCTCTGCAGAACAAACCTTCACTTGCCCTAGTTCAG GGGTTGGACTCAAGAAAATCAAGTTGCTGCAGGAATCTAGTAAAGAAGACAACAG CAATCAAGCTTTACTACAAGATTAGAGGCATGCTTTCCGTGAATAGGAGCATGTTAACCACAAACAAAGAGACCCTTTCACATAGCTTTGATGTTAGTTGCTGTACTCATATGCTAATTTCTGGCTTTTGGGTTGGACCAGATACTGAAGACGGATGGGGTTTTGTGGAAGCAATTGTATACAGAACGTGCTGA